The Hippopotamus amphibius kiboko isolate mHipAmp2 chromosome 3, mHipAmp2.hap2, whole genome shotgun sequence genomic interval GAAGCTTTGCACAGCTCACAGCGTCTCTGTgccttcagatcccagctctcaCTTAGCTGCCTGTGTGAGGAGTGTGgccctcctccagcccagcccagcctcttcACACTGATTGGAGGCCTGCCCTGGAGTTGGTGGGGAAGGTTCCAAGACTAAAGATGGCTTTCTGTTTGTTCTTCCATTCCTCTCAGCTCCTCCCTGTCCAGTGCCTTGGTGTGATTCACTTGGTTCCCTGATATTTTCCTTCTTAACCTCCCAGGCAGAAAACCTACTCTTGGATGCTGATATGAACATCAAGATTGCAGACTTCGGCTTCAGCAACGAATTCACCTTTGGGAACAAGCTGGATACCTTCTGTGGCAGTCCCCCTTATGCTGCCCCAGAGCTCTTCCAGGGCAAAAAGTATGATGGACCCGAGGTGGACGTGTGGAGCCTGGGAGTTATCCTGTATACACTGGTCAGCGGATCCCTGCCTTTTGATGGACAGAATCTCAAGGTGGAGTGAAGTGCAGGCTTAGATCATTTCTATTCTCATTTCTTCTCTTGGCCTCTGGTCTTGCCCCCGACCTCTCACCTTTTCTACATTTTTCCTGAGCCAGTGCTTCAAAGAAGGGCTTACAGATGGTAGCAGCTATTAAAAGGCCTTCTGCACCCAGCGTAATAACCTTGGTTCTTCTCTCAAGGCCTGGGATAAATTGTATGTCCGTTCACCCCTCCAAAGCACTCAGAACTGCAAGTCTTGGGCTGGTCAAGTCAGAGGGTGTGGGGTATTGGACATCAGCGCCTCTAGTGAGGTGACTTGTCCCAGGCTCTCTGCCTCCTACCATACTTCATTTATATCTGCCTGGCCAGTCTTAAGCTGTCAGGAGCCTGGATGTTAGGTTTCTTCCCTTGGCCTGGGGTGATTTGAATTTCCCTCCTACAGGAGCTGCGGGAGCGGGTACTGAGGGGGAAATACCGTATTCCATTCTACATGTCCACAGACTGTGAAAACCTGCTTAAGAAATTTCTCATTCTCAATCCCAGCAAGAGAGGCACTTTAGAGGTGAGCAGCCTGAGCCCAGCTGGCTGGAAGGTCCTGGGTTCCCAGGGAGACCTCCAGGCTGAGtctccctctctgcccttccccttccctctgctccccagcaAATCATGAAAGATCGATGGATGAATGTGGGCCACGAAGACGATGAGTTAAAGCCTTACGTGGAGCCACTCCCTGACTACAAGGACCCTCGGCGGACAGGTGAGGCCACACTGGGCCATGAGGTCAAGCCTGCCTAGGACTCGGGACCAGACTTAACTGTGTGTCCCCCCGTGCAGAGTTGATGGTGTCCATGGGTTACACACGGGAAGAGATCCAGGACTCGCTGGTGGGCCAGAGGTACAACGAGGTGATGGCCACCTATCTGCTCCTGGGCTACAAGAGCTCCGAGGTGTGTGCCCCCTGCTCCGTTCCCCGTCTGGCCAGCCTCTCTGTCAGTAGCACCCCTGTGCTTCTAGCAGCTCTTAAGGGCAGAAGCTCACCTCTGAGTAGCTGTGTTCTCTACTAATTTTAAGCCTCAACTCTGGTGGCACTAAGGTCCTCTGGCCTTTGCTTTCACTGATCTCCATCAGTAGTTCAATAGGGAAGCTGGTGGGGTCTGGGCCTGGGGGTTTCCATACGGGTGAGTAGATCTGGCTCATTCTGTGTTGGTTAGACTGGTCTAGGTCAGTCTGGCTGGGTGAGTTCTCTGTTGGCTCTAGAAGTCTGTCtgtttccatatgtttgtgtctctctgtgtctggaAGTCTCTGGGTTCCTGGGTGCTCTGTGTGTCTTACAGGAGCCTGCGCTGTGTGTTGCTCCTGCCCAGTGCTTGTGTCTGGGTGTATGTATCTGTGCACGTACGTCCATCCTCCCATCTGGAGGCTTCGTGATTGTTGTTCTGCTCGTCTGGGTAACCATGTCTGCGCCTGAATCCATGGGTCTCTGTGGGAGTAGGGTCTTGTTCACCATCTGTGTGTCCCCACATGCACTCGTGGCCTCCCAGTCCTGCTCTCCCCCTGGTGGTGTTGGACTCCCTTTCTTGATTCTTGACTTAGCCTGCTCAGGAGGTGTTGGAGGGTATCTCTGAGTCTGCATGtgcattctgtgtgtgtgtgtgtgtgtgtgtgtgtgtgtgtgtgtgtgtgtgtgtgtgtgtgtgtgtgtgtgtgtgtgtgtgtgtgtgtgtgtgtgctctgaGGGTGGGGGTCTTTGCAAGGAGGTTGGTGTGTCTGACTGTGTTTGTCAGGGTCTGTGCCGGGACTTGTTTGTCTCCATGAGTGTTTATTTAGATGCACATTGGTCTTTCGGGGGTATGTCTCCTGGGAGCCTGGGGTGGATTTGTGTCAGGCAGGAATGTGCAAGTGGGATCATCTATACACAACTCTTCATGACTTCTGCCCTCCCTTTTGTGTTCTTGCAGTTGGAGGGTGACACCATCACCTTGAAGCCCCGGCCTTCAGCTGATCTGACCAATAGCAgtgccccttccccctcccacaaGGTACAGCGCAGCGTCTCAGCCAACCCCAAGCAGCGGCGCTTTAGTGACCAGGGTAAGTACTGTTGCGAGTTGCAGGTGGGGGACTAACCCCTCTCCTGATGGGTTCTAGGGGCTTTGGTTCACATAGCTGAGTTTCAGTCCCTTTTCAACCCTTATTAGTAGCAcatccttgggcaagtcatttaacttccctccaactctgtgaaatggggtttGCTGGGTTGCTGGCAAGACTGCAGGAAGCACCATGCACGCAGCAGGCTTTGGGTGCCCCTCCTCACCCTTATCCATTCCCACCGTCCCTCTGGCCCAGCAGCTGGTCCTGCCATTCCCACTTCTAATTCCTACTCTAAGAAGACTCAGAGTAACAACGCAGAAAACAAGCGGCCTGAGGAGGACCGGGAGCCAGGGCGGAAGGCCAGCAGCACAGCCAAAGTGCCTGCCAGCCCCCTTCCCGGCCTGGAGAGGAAgaagaccacccccaccccctccacggTGAGCCacgcccaccccctccctcctcctggccagccccacccctccttcccatcctctcccACTCCTGCTGTGGGGCCTGCCCTCTCCAGGCAGCTCTCTCCTAAATCCCCACCCAGCTCCCTTTGGCCGCCTACCTGACCTTCCCCCCAGGGCCACGTTTGCTTCCTGCAGAAACCCTGCCCCCCAGAGTAAAAGCAAAATCCTTTCTTTTCCCCACCCCTGACTGCTCCTggtggaagggggtggggagcaggttTTGTGAACCAGTCAGTAGAAACTTCAATTTTCTGTGATACATCTCTGCCCTTTATTCCCCACAGAACAGCGTCCTCTCCACCAGCACAAATCGAAGCAGGAATTCCCCACTTTTGGAGAGGGCCAGCCTTGGCCAGGCCTCCATCCAGAATGGCAAAGACAGGTGAGCaggcccaggccccgcccaccaCGCTCCCCGGGCACCACCTTTCCCAGCAGTGACGTCTGTCAGCAGCACCGCCTCCCTTCCCACTCCCTGGAGTCCCGTCCTGGCTCTGTCCAGTCCAGCCTTCCACACACCAGcacctcctccctgctctccccacccccgccatctcCTCTTCCCTGTGCTCCTGTGACCGCTTCTTGCGGTGTACCGAGTGTGACTCCGTGGTCATCTCAGCTGCTTTCTTGCTTCTTGACTGCAGCCAGGGCATGGCAGCTGCACTTCTCTGGGCATCAGTGCCGGAGGGGCCCCAGCTCAGGGCAGAACCAAGAGCTGCCCACCTGAAGGGTATACACATTGAGGGTGACTCTAGCTGCGCCCATGAGAGCAGAGCCCCCCTAACCTTGATCATCAGTGTTGAGTTCCTGGCTCCTTGTCTTCTGAGCTTAATGAAAATTCCCCTTAGCAACACGCTGCTCTTTCTGACGACGACACATCCTTGTTCTTAGAATTCCTAGGAGACCAGAGCAGCCTGGAGGCAGTTGCCTCCTGTCAGCTTTCCTGCACTTTTGGTTTCCTTCCCCAGGCTCTGGCCTGCCTCGCCTTCCTTACCCTGCCCTCAgcttcccagccctgccaccctcCGCTCTGACTTGTGCCCCGTTGCTGCTCCTGGGCCTGACCTGCATCCCGCCGAGGCTCCCCGGCTCTGGCCCTTCCCGCCCTGCCCTTGCTTCCTAACCGcagcctcctgcccccacccacccctaaCACAGGCCTCTCCGCTGCTTTTGTCTCCTAGCCTAACCATGCCAGGGTCCCGGGCCTCCACGGCTTCTGCTTCCGCCGCAGTCTCTGCGGCCCGACCCCGCCAGCACCAGAAATCCATGTCGGCCTCCGTGCACCCCAACAAGGCCACTGGGCTGCCCCCCACGGACAGTAACTGTGAGGTGCCGCGGCCCAGGCAAGTGTGCTGGGGCAGCTGATGCACCTGCTGCCCTCagcccacccccttccccttcgccccccacaaTTTCTTCCCACCTGGGGGTCCTGCTCTGTTCTTGTCATCTTAGCCACAAGAGATGGCTGTCCCCTGCAGCCAGGAAGTAGAGGGAACAAAAAAATAGCTTAATGCCCCTCTTTTCCTCCAGTTCTCCCTCTCAGAACAGATATGCAAGAAGCCGTCCCGAGGCTCCAGAAGGAAGCCTTTTTGTTCTGAGCCTTCCTGGACTTCCTTAGGACCCCGGGGACAGTCAGCATCACAGGGACTCAGTCCTTGAGGGTTGGTCAACGTTGTCCCCTTGAGGTTCCAGTCTGCCTAGCTCCCAAGGAGCCACTTCTCTCCAGCCTGTACCGCTCTCCACACACgtatccttccctgcctccctccctccccaaaccatctccttccccctccacccaGGCGTCTTCCTTATTGGTGTCCTCAGTGGTCACACCCCTTCCTTCTGTGTCCTCTGTGATGGCTGCCTCTGCCCTAGcatctcccttccctttcccacccAGGGCGCTCCAGGTGCTCGGTCGTGATGGGTTTCTCGTGCCCTGAtgcatttcccccaccccccacctcttttCCCACAGCACGGCCCCCCAGCGTGTCCCTGTCGCCTCCCCCTCCGCCCACAACATCAGCAGCAGTGGTGGAGCCCCAGACCGAACTAATTTTCCCCGGGGTGTGTCCAGTCGAAGCACCTTCCACGCTGGGCAGCTCCGGCAGGTGCGGGACCAGCAGAATTTGCCCTACGGTGTgaccccagcctctccctctggCAACAGCCAGGGCCGGCGGGGGGCCTCGGGGAGCATCTTCAGCAAATTCACCTCCAAGTTTGTACGCAGGTGAGTAGGGGGCCTGGGCGGCAGAGAGGCTGAGGCCAGGCCCTCCACCTGCCTGGGGGTGGAGATGAGGACACCTGGGGTTAGAAGTGGGATTAGGTCCTGGGGTTAGAAGAAGCCTCAGCAAGCCTAAGAAATTGAGTCTTTGTTGGCACCTGAGATGCCCAGACCCGTCTGTCCCTCTCAGGCCTCCCCAACTCCTTATCCACACCCCTCGTTCTCTGGCCCGAGCAGATGGCCGATGCCGCCTCCTCTCTAGGAGAGTGTGAACTCAGATGCTAAAATAAAAGcccccctcttctctcctgggTTCCCATGGAAACTTATATTTGGTGACGCAGCTGCAAAGTCATGAGGCCTGAGCCAGGCTGGGCCGGCAAGGAGAGTTTCTCCTGGTCTGTTGTCTTGCCCCCTTTGACCTCCTTTCCCCCCACAGTTGGTGTTGTCTGGCTGCAGCCACTCCCCTCTGCCGCAGCCATGTTCCTCTCCCAGGGGGGCGGGGTGTATTGCCGGGATGAAGGCCATAAGTGAAATAGCTGGGGAGGGCCCAGGGGGGCTCCCTTGCAGCCTGATGCACTCTGACACTTTCCTATGCGGGAACCACAGTGGAGATTCCCCTCGTGAGGTGTCTCACACCTGGCCCCGATGACCCAGAGGGACAGCGTTGATTTGCCTCTTGGGCGAATCCGCCTCTTGGGATGCTCCCTGTCTCCACCCCACCACTTCCTCAACCATCTTAGCATAGCTCAGGAAGCAGCAGGGGGCTTGGCGAGAGCGGGTTTGCCGCCCTTCCTCCTGCACTTCACTCCACTCAGCTGGAGTAGCCAAGCCATGCCCCTTGCCAGCCCCGGAATGCAGGTGTAGGGCTGCAGGGTGGGGCGTGAGCAGGTCGGGATGTCTGGGACTCTAGTCTCGCTGAGCGGCTCTTCCACAAGGGGGGTGACCCTTGAACCTGTAAAGCCCACTCCCCACCTGCTTATCCACATACcgtcttgttggttttttttttatttctttttttattttgtcttttttttgtttgtttttttttagaaatctgTCTTTCAGGTTTGCCAGAAGGTAGGCGTTGAGcccgctgtgtgtgtgtgtctgtgccctgTGTCCGGCCTCCATCACTAACGCCCCTTTTCTGGCTCTTGCTCCCTCCTCCATCTGCTAACCATGTCTGTGTGGCCTTCTCTCTGCCATCTTAAAGGGGTGAAGATGGCCTCTGACTGGGCGGCCCACAAGGCCACGTTCGCCTACTCAGGGCAAATAGCTCTGAAAACGATGGGCCTGTCCCCAAGTAGGGGGCACCACCTCAGGGAATTCTCCCTTTAAGATTGTCTCCTGCCTCCTAATCCCCTACCCCGGGTTTTGGTCACAAGCGCGTTGGGTTCCTTTTCTGGCCCTTTCCCGTGTCTGTGCATGCGCTCTGAAGAAGCTCCACTGGGGTCGAAAGTGCGTCTGGGATGGTATCTCATTCTGGGTCTCCTGGGCTTCCCCTTCTCTGGTGCCCTGAACTTCAGGGCTGTGTGGCCTCTTGCTTCTGTCCTATGGGATGGCAGGACTTTGGAGGTACTACAGGGACACCTCCAGGCCCAAGGAGCCTTTGCTTCACGAGTGGGGCACAGCACCCCCTTCTGGCAGCTCCTGCAGAACTAggcccagcccaccccacccccccagcatACCTCCTGCCTCCAGCGAATCTGGATGAATCAAGCCTCATCCTCTCTGGGCTGTGTTCTCCAGTTATGGCCTGTGGCATCCAAAGAGCCAGGAGCTGGGATGTTCTAGGGCAGGGGCCACCTACCCCTAAGCCCTGGCAAAACTGTGGGAGATCCCCCCTCACTCAGGCACCTCCCTTCCTAGGCCAGCTCCTGGTTCTGCCACCCCAGCCCTGTCTTCATCCTCTCTGGAGGCCTGGGTGGGCCAACTACCAAGCTGAGGACCAAGGGCCAGGTTGGGAGCCCTGGTTCCCCAAGGCCATCAGCCCAGGCCTTGCTGTGGGGCTGGGACACCTGACAGGCACATTGGTGCCCCAGCTTACAGAACAACGGCCAAGACAGGGTCTTCAGGCTTTCCCCCTTCCACCCGTTGCTCCCCACCCACAGTTCTTCACTGCATGGCTAGCTGTTGACTCATGGGGCCCCAGTGGGGGCCTGCCCTGCAGGGTGCCTCCACCCACAGGGCAAGAGCCAGGTGGGGCCCGAGAGAGCAGccaggctccttcccctgcagagcccaggctaCCTGCTCGCAGTGCGCTTGTTTGCACTCGTGTGTCTGTTGTGTCTTTGTGTTCCTTTTAcatgtgctgctgctgctctctCTCACTCCTCCTTCCGTCTTTGCCCTCCTCTGCACTCCCTAATTCCCAGCTCCAGGTACCCATCTTCCAGCCAGGAGCTGGAGAAGCCGCTCAGCGGGGCCAGacctcttccccacccaccctcccaagGTGtttgccctgccctgccctccgtCCTCCCTTCTGCACCAGCAGATGGCCTGGCAGGCAGGGGAGTTGTAAAAGAATGGGGGAGGCGGGCTTGTCTACAGCTGGCCTCAGGgctcttctcctccccacccagccccagcaCCCAGGCCCAGGCATACTCAAAGCAGGTCCGGCTCTTGGCCCTTTGAGCCTCCTGAGAGAGGCCTCTTATTtatccccagccccttcctccaaGAGGACTACAGTTCTGAGACCCATCCCGGGGGCACTAGTGCAGAAGCCCCCCTCCCCGTGAGCCCTGGCAGTGGGCTGTGTGCTCCATGCGTGTGCCCACACGTCCACACCTTCCTCCTCCCCCGCTCCTCCTCCCAGCACGGATCTCTGagagtgtggggaggggcaggcccaTGTGCTGGGCTCCCTGTTGGAGACGGACAGTTGAGCTGCCAGTGTGAGGTGCCCCAGAGCCACGGCCTGCCAGGTGATGGGCAAGTGGCCTTTAGGCTTGGGTCCCGCCCACCCACCGGTGGCACCTCCCTGGACCCGCCCTCACAGAGGTCCCAGCACTAAACTCTCCCTCGCtctgttttttgaggaacctgaaTGAACCTGAAAGCAAAGACCGAGTGGAGACGCTCAGGTGAGAGAGGGCTGGAGCCAgcgccagccctgcccaggccgCTGGGCTGCCACGAGCCTCCTGCTGCTCTCTTCCTTCTGCCCCCTGGCACCTCCTCCCATGCTTctgccctgtccccaccctcTGGGGCCTCCCTTTCCTCAAAGGACCCCCACAGCCCCGCTACAGTAGGTGTGGGCCCTTCTCCTCACACCCGGTGTATTCTGGAAGCAGTACCCCGGGCCGGGGGGTTGGGGCTGCAGACTCCACCCGTCCACGAGCTCCTCTGTGAATCAACCACTTCTTCCTGTCCAGTCTGTGAACTACTCAGAGCTGCTGAGCGCctgctccccttccttccctgaccctgaccctgaccctgaccctgccCTCTTCAGAGGAAAGCATGGAGCTGTCCGCTTGTCACCCCCTGGGGGGCTGACTTCTCGCCTTCTCTGCCcggagagaagagagaggtgcAGGACTGCCCGCCCCCCTcgccctccctctgctctccGGGCCAGGTCTGACCTCCCTCTTCCAGCACGGCCGCCTCCTGGACACCCTCCCGCTCTCCTCTCTGGtctcgtggggggggggggggggggggctgtcctgtgggTGGGGCGTCCCGGCGCCCGCCTGACGCCCGCCTCCGCCCTCTCCGCAGACCTCACGTGGTGGGCAGCGGCGGCAGCGACAAGGAAAAGGAGGAGTTTCGGGAGGCCAAGCCCCGCTCACTACGCTTCACGTGGAGCATGAAGACCACGAGCTCCATGGAGCCCAACGAGATGATGCGGGAGATCCGCAAGGTGCTGGACGCGAACAGCTGCCAGAGCGAGCTGCACGAGAAGTACATGCTGCTGTGCATGCACGGCACGCCGGGCCATGAGAACTTCGTGCAGTGGGAGATGGAGGTGTGCAAACTGCCGCGGCTCTCTCTCAACGGTGTCCGGTTTAAGCGGATATCGGGCACCTCCATGGCCTTCAAAAACATTGCCTCCAAAATAGCCAACGAGCTTAAGCTTTAACAGGCTGCCAGGAGTGGGGGGCGACGGAGGTGGCCAGCTGGACTTAGCTGCTGGGGCCGGCGCTCCGCCCGGCCGGGCGAGACTGCAGAGATGGAGTGGTGTGTCTCCCCTGCTGGCACTTCTCCCCTTCCTGCCCTTCTCagttttttcttccatgtttgtGGGGATGGGAGATGGTTCTCTCCCCCCAACGTTTACCCCTGCCCAGATGTTCCCCCTTCCCCCCTCTCTCCCACAGGAGgcaaaggaaggggagggagaggtggggggggcagggctcCCCCTCGGTACTGCGGTTGCACAGAGTATTTCGCCTAAACCAAGAAATTTtttattaccaaaaaagaaaaaagaaaaaaaaaaaaatcccagcggCCACCTTTCCTCCCTGCCCCATTGGAACAGTCGAGACTGGATCTGTGGGGTCCCCGGGAGGGTGGCTCAGGGCTGGAACACTCTCAGGCAAGAGTGGTGGAGTTCCCTGTCAGGCCCTCCGCCAGGCCCACTTTgggcttctcccctctcctttcctccttcccctccaagCAAACCACCAGAGGTGGCCTTCCCCTGACCTCAGGCCCCTGGGCTGGAGGCCTGggcggctgggggctggggcgggggtgccGCGCAGCCCTGAAGCAGTGGGACTGGCGGCTGCTCTGGGGCTGGCAGGCTAGGCGCGGGGCTCTGCCTCCCTCCACACTGTAtcctctgcccctccttccccagaggCTGGGCATTTCCTTCCACGAGCTGCTGTGGGGACTTTTGTTCCCCTCCTCAAAAAGTCTGTGCCAtcttctcccaccccctcctgggTAGAAGGCGGGGCTGACCCcagggctgggagaagggaggggaccGCAGGGCAGATGGGCTCCTCGGCCCCCAGGGGGCCGCCTGGGCTGCTAGTCTCCGGAACAGGGACGCTGGGCATTCTCCGTTCTGGGAGAGCCTTTGTCTGAAAGCACAGCCCCCCTcgccatccctctccccactgctccccTTCATTGGCATTAATCTGGGCACCAGCTAGTTCCATAGCAGTGACTTCCCTCACCACTCATCTCTCGGCCTTGCCTTTTCTTCCTCACACTGTCGCCCCTCCTCTCAGGAGACACTGCCCGgggcctccacagccacctggcAGGAGGCTGGATAGGGCAGCAGGGCCGGGAGCCTCTGCCCTCCACGGGGTGGGGGACAGACAGGCCAAGTGACTCCCAGCTCGCTAACCTCCTCAGCCAGTGTGGGAGTGGCTGGTTATGGGCGCTTGGCTGGTGGCAGCCGCTGCATCCCTTAATTTATTTCTCTGCTGTTTCTGTTCTTGAGaaattgggggaggggagtcCTGAAGAGAGGCTGCCTCTACCCTCACCTGAGTTGTACATTTTTTgtgatgggttttattttttattttattattttattttttttgatttatgaTGACTCCACCCCTACTCATCACCCCACTTCCAGGCCTGGCTCCATGGCAAGTCAAGCCCTTGGGTCCCAGGAAGGGGACTCGCCAACCTCAGCCCTCCTGCCCCAAGCCCTGACGGCGGGCTCCGGCTCCTACCAAGGgctccccctccctttcttcctcccccctcctgccctgtggaaCAGCCCGGGTGCTCCAAGGGGCCCGGAGGGCAAGGCTTGGCTCCCAAAGGGGGGAGTGGCTGGGGGGCTTCCAGGCAAggtggcccctccccacccagcccccctTCCTGCACTTAGTTTCTCCTCTGGATCAAACACGTAATAAAGAGAATGTTTGGAATCTGAGCTGCCTCCTCCTGTTTCTTCTCCCAACCGGGCAGGGACCCAGTCCCCATGGGCAAGATGTGGCCCAGCCTGCCTGCCTCGCAGGGGAGAATTGATTCCTCTCTGGGGCCTGGGGAAAGGCTATTGCCAGGtgggctccctcccaccctcatgcCACAGACCGGAAGCAAAGCCCAGGACCCTTAAaccaaaagggaaagaggatTCAGTGAGCctgaaggttttatttattttttaaaaacattgaaaaataaacCCATGTCTGCATATGTTCCCAACCCTCCTTTCTCTAAGCTTTTGGGCAGCGGGCATAGTGGGCACCCTCAGAGCTCCTCAGCGCTTCCCACCCGGCCCCTGCGGACAGGAGAgcttcctctccagcctctgctGCTGCTGTCAGGCCCCAAGGAACCTCTCTGCCCATCTCCCccctccagctccctccccacctcaccccagacTTATTGCTAAaagcagggaaagaggaagaacagCCAACACACTAAActgtcctctcccccaccccccaagctaTGGTCATGACCCCGTATACACGAAGGGCAGGACCCAAAGGCCAGGCCCTGGCAGACTAGGAGGGAGCCATCCCGGTCCCAGCCAGGAAAAAGAAAGTACCCTCAGGCCAGCTCAAAAGGCCCCGGaccctggctggggtgggggtggagaccGGCTCGGCCAGAAACCACGTGCAGAACCCACAGGTCCAGGCTGTGCCCATCAGCAGCTCTGGGTCTTCGAGAGACCTGGTGAGAGCTCTAGTCTCTTCTGTCCTCGGTGAAGCCGGAGGTCCCTGAGGACATCCAGCAAAGGGGCTCTGGGGCCTCTGGTTGGCGGAGGGCCTCAGGGCTCAGAGTGAGGGtgctggaggctccagggggGCTCCAgtcagggtgggtgggggctgagggccAGGGCGGGCACTGTGGCGGGAGGCAGCCAGAGCAGGACGGATGAGAGGTGGCGGGGGCTGGTTGGGGGCCAGCCGGGGCTGGAGGAAGCGGCCCTGCTGGAGTGGGGGTGGCTGGCGGAGCAGGGTAGGAGCCGTGGGCAAAGGCGGCCTCAGCAGCGGGGGCGGCTGGGACAGcgaggtgggaggtggaggaggaggtggcgcAGGCGGCCCAGATCGGGGGCCCGATGTCGAGACAGATGTAATCTGGACCTGAGAGGAGAGAAGAGTGAGAAACCAGGCTCAAGCACACCCTCAGCCCAATCTAAGGATGGAGGCggttcctctcctctcttctctgaagcgtttctctctccccttctcaccTCATCATCCTCCTCTAGGGCTTGGGCTGGCAAGGGAGCCCCTCTCCTAGCCTCCTCCATGGGGACCGGGGCTCCAGGGGCCCCATCCTGCTCGGCCTCCCATTCCTGCAGCACCTCCTCCAGATTGAAGCGGCGCCGGTAGCTCACAAAGAAGGTCTTCACCTGGGTCAGAGTCTTGTTCCCAATCACCTCTGCAATAGCCCCAAAGTCTTTGCCATACCTACGGATGGCTGCAAGGGTCAAAAGGGCAGCAGAGTGTGAATACCCCCTTAAAACTAGTTACTTCCCTGatccttcccctctgccccagctCCTGGGAGGGTAGGAGAGACTCCTGGGGCCCTCTACTCTCCCCATTGTCTCACCCACCTTGTACT includes:
- the MARK2 gene encoding serine/threonine-protein kinase MARK2 isoform X2, which gives rise to MLRGRNSATSADEQPHIGNYRLLKTIGKGNFAKVKLARHILTGKEVAVKIIDKTQLNSSSLQKLFREVRIMKVLNHPNIVKLFEVIETEKTLYLVMEYASGGEVFDYLVAHGRMKEKEARAKFRQIVSAVQYCHQKFIVHRDLKAENLLLDADMNIKIADFGFSNEFTFGNKLDTFCGSPPYAAPELFQGKKYDGPEVDVWSLGVILYTLVSGSLPFDGQNLKELRERVLRGKYRIPFYMSTDCENLLKKFLILNPSKRGTLEQIMKDRWMNVGHEDDELKPYVEPLPDYKDPRRTELMVSMGYTREEIQDSLVGQRYNEVMATYLLLGYKSSELEGDTITLKPRPSADLTNSSAPSPSHKVQRSVSANPKQRRFSDQAGPAIPTSNSYSKKTQSNNAENKRPEEDREPGRKASSTAKVPASPLPGLERKKTTPTPSTNSVLSTSTNRSRNSPLLERASLGQASIQNGKDSLTMPGSRASTASASAAVSAARPRQHQKSMSASVHPNKATGLPPTDSNCEVPRPSTAPQRVPVASPSAHNISSSGGAPDRTNFPRGVSSRSTFHAGQLRQVRDQQNLPYGVTPASPSGNSQGRRGASGSIFSKFTSKFVRRNLNEPESKDRVETLRPHVVGSGGSDKEKEEFREAKPRSLRFTWSMKTTSSMEPNEMMREIRKVLDANSCQSELHEKYMLLCMHGTPGHENFVQWEMEVCKLPRLSLNGVRFKRISGTSMAFKNIASKIANELKL
- the MARK2 gene encoding serine/threonine-protein kinase MARK2 isoform X4, whose protein sequence is MLRGRNSATSADEQPHIGNYRLLKTIGKGNFAKVKLARHILTGKEVAVKIIDKTQLNSSSLQKLFREVRIMKVLNHPNIVKLFEVIETEKTLYLVMEYASGGEVFDYLVAHGRMKEKEARAKFRQIVSAVQYCHQKFIVHRDLKAENLLLDADMNIKIADFGFSNEFTFGNKLDTFCGSPPYAAPELFQGKKYDGPEVDVWSLGVILYTLVSGSLPFDGQNLKELRERVLRGKYRIPFYMSTDCENLLKKFLILNPSKRGTLEQIMKDRWMNVGHEDDELKPYVEPLPDYKDPRRTELMVSMGYTREEIQDSLVGQRYNEVMATYLLLGYKSSELEGDTITLKPRPSADLTNSSAPSPSHKVQRSVSANPKQRRFSDQAGPAIPTSNSYSKKTQSNNAENKRPEEDREPGRKASSTAKVPASPLPGLERKKTTPTPSTNSVLSTSTNRSRNSPLLERASLGQASIQNGKDSTAPQRVPVASPSAHNISSSGGAPDRTNFPRGVSSRSTFHAGQLRQVRDQQNLPYGVTPASPSGNSQGRRGASGSIFSKFTSKFVRRNLSFRFARRNLNEPESKDRVETLRPHVVGSGGSDKEKEEFREAKPRSLRFTWSMKTTSSMEPNEMMREIRKVLDANSCQSELHEKYMLLCMHGTPGHENFVQWEMEVCKLPRLSLNGVRFKRISGTSMAFKNIASKIANELKL
- the MARK2 gene encoding serine/threonine-protein kinase MARK2 isoform X6 → MSSARTPLPTLNERDTEQPTLGHLDSKPSSKSNMLRGRNSATSADEQPHIGNYRLLKTIGKGNFAKVKLARHILTGKEVAVKIIDKTQLNSSSLQKLFREVRIMKVLNHPNIVKLFEVIETEKTLYLVMEYASGGEVFDYLVAHGRMKEKEARAKFRQIVSAVQYCHQKFIVHRDLKAENLLLDADMNIKIADFGFSNEFTFGNKLDTFCGSPPYAAPELFQGKKYDGPEVDVWSLGVILYTLVSGSLPFDGQNLKELRERVLRGKYRIPFYMSTDCENLLKKFLILNPSKRGTLEQIMKDRWMNVGHEDDELKPYVEPLPDYKDPRRTELMVSMGYTREEIQDSLVGQRYNEVMATYLLLGYKSSELEGDTITLKPRPSADLTNSSAPSPSHKVQRSVSANPKQRRFSDQAGPAIPTSNSYSKKTQSNNAENKRPEEDREPGRKASSTAKVPASPLPGLERKKTTPTPSTNSVLSTSTNRSRNSPLLERASLGQASIQNGKDSTAPQRVPVASPSAHNISSSGGAPDRTNFPRGVSSRSTFHAGQLRQVRDQQNLPYGVTPASPSGNSQGRRGASGSIFSKFTSKFVRRNLNEPESKDRVETLRPHVVGSGGSDKEKEEFREAKPRSLRFTWSMKTTSSMEPNEMMREIRKVLDANSCQSELHEKYMLLCMHGTPGHENFVQWEMEVCKLPRLSLNGVRFKRISGTSMAFKNIASKIANELKL